ACGCCGGAGGCATTGCCCGCCGTCACCGTGCCGGGATTGCGCACGATCGGCTTCAGTTTTGTCAAACCTTCGAGCGTGGTTTCGGGGCGCGGATGTTCGTCCTTGTCGATGCTGACCGGTCCGGCCTTGCCGCCGGGAACCACTACCGCCGTGATTTCCTCGGCGAAATAACTCGACGCGATCGCCGCACCCGCGCGCTGCTGCGAGCGGATCGCGAACGCGTCCTGGTCGGCGCGCGATACCTGGAACTCCTCGGCGACGTTCTCGCCGGTCTCCGGCATGGCGTCGACGCCGTATTGCGCTTTCAAGAGCGGATTGATGAAGCGCCAGCCGATGGTGGTGTCGAAGATTTCGGCGGAACGCGAAAACGCTTCCGATGCCTTGCCCATCACGAACGGCGCCCGCGTCATCGATTCGACGCCGCCGGCGATGGCGAAGTCGATCTCGCCGGCACGGATCGCGCGGCCGGCAGCGCCGACGGCATCGAGCCCCGAGGCGCAGAGCCGGTTGAGCGTGAGGCCGGGAACCGATTCCGGCAGCCCGGCCAGCAGCAGCGCCATCCGCGCCACGTTGCGGTTGTCTTCGCCGGCCTGATTGGCGCAGCCGAAATAGACCTCATCGACA
The genomic region above belongs to Bradyrhizobium sediminis and contains:
- the pcaF gene encoding 3-oxoadipyl-CoA thiolase, which codes for MRDVFVCDAVRTPIGRFGGSLAKVRADDLAATPIKALMARHPRLDWADVDEVYFGCANQAGEDNRNVARMALLLAGLPESVPGLTLNRLCASGLDAVGAAGRAIRAGEIDFAIAGGVESMTRAPFVMGKASEAFSRSAEIFDTTIGWRFINPLLKAQYGVDAMPETGENVAEEFQVSRADQDAFAIRSQQRAGAAIASSYFAEEITAVVVPGGKAGPVSIDKDEHPRPETTLEGLTKLKPIVRNPGTVTAGNASGVNDGAAAMILASEAAVKKHGLTPRARILGLASAAVPPRIMGIGPVPATRKLMERLGLKISDFDLIELNEAFASQGIACLRQLGVKDDADFVNPHGGAIALGHPLGMSGARLAMTAVHGMEKRGGKRALATMCVGVGQGVAMAIEKLN